From a region of the Phaseolus vulgaris cultivar G19833 chromosome 6, P. vulgaris v2.0, whole genome shotgun sequence genome:
- the LOC137833236 gene encoding uncharacterized protein, with protein MAEDLPSIVSKAVKDSLNKLQEENSTLQESNRLIRIEAKKLSCNLMVAEIDHSRLEDAMGAELRGTRKEASDLRQKLHLQAQEKIELESKLVPYRLKVANLEAAMKADATKVENLEKRSADREVLLGKVEKERDDTMAELAKAREENTKIAAELAQARDEGKKAAEELARAHEEAEELKKQTDELKKQAQELEQSSAQVLAAGFDAFLEQVSCQYAELDLSMVSICNEVVDGKIVPSED; from the coding sequence atggcggaggatctcCCTTCGATCGTATCGAAGGCCGTGAAGGACTCCCTCAACaagctccaagaggagaactcAACGCTCCAGGAGTCAAACCGCctgataaggattgaggcgaAAAAGCTTTCTTGCAACCTGATGGTGGCAGAGATCGAtcattcaaggctggaggacgccatggGCGCTGAGCTAAGGGGCACGCgtaaggaggcctccgatctgcgccaaaaactgcacctccaagcccaagagaaaatcgagctggagagcaagcttgtaccttacaggctcaaggtggccaacttggaggctgcAATGAAAGCAGATGCGACCAAGGTGGAAAACCTAGAAAAAAGGTCggcagatcgggaggtcctccTCGGGAAGGTCGAGAaagagagagacgacaccatggctgagctcgccaaAGCTCGAGAGGAAAACACGaagattgctgcagagctggctCAAGCCCGGGATGAAGGCAAAAAGGCCGCTGAAGAACTTGCTCGGGCTCATGAAGAAGccgaagagctgaagaaacaaaccgacgagctgaagaaacaagcacaagagctcgagcaaagttccgcccaagtccttgccgccgGGTTCGACGCCTTTTTGGAGCAAGTCTCATGCCAATACGctgagctcgacctctccatggtatcaatctgcaacgaggtggtggatggaaagaTCGTGCCATCTGAAGACTAA
- the LOC137833237 gene encoding uncharacterized protein: MEVTMIRAGMNEENEAIMARFFNGLNYDIRDVVELQEYVDIEDLLHKANQVEQQLKRKGIMRRSSNNNNNSNWKNKGAPSSSAMSSSGKSSNKYNNSPPKRKTSDVKCFKCLGRGHYAAECPTKKTMYMLSNGQIDGEPSSEEEKEDVEVELDAFEGDLFMIRRLLGSKMQALDQTQRENIFHTRCSIQGKICSLIVDGGSCTNVASSRLVTKLNLETKLHLRPYKL; encoded by the coding sequence ATGGAGGTAACCATGATTAGAGCTGGAATGAATGAAGAAAACGAAGCAATCATGGCTAGGTTTTTTAATGGACTGAACTACGATATTAGGGATGTTGTGGAGCTGCAAGAGTATGTTGACATTGAGGACTTGTTGCACAAGGCTAACCAAGTAGAACAACAACTCAAGAGGAAAGGAATCATGAGGAGGAgttctaacaataataataattccaACTGGAAGAATAAAGGAGCTCCCTCAAGTTCAGCCATGTCTTCAAGTGGGAAGTCATCTAATAAATATAACAATTCACCACCTAAAAGGAAGACAAGTGATGTAAAATGTTTCAAATGCTTAGGAAGGGGACACTATGCTGCGGAATGtccaacaaaaaaaactatgtACATGTTATCAAATGGACAAATAGACGGTGAACcttcaagtgaagaagagaaagagGATGTAGAGGTGGAGTTGGATGCATTTGAGGGTGATTTGTTCATGATTCGAAGGCTTTTAGGAAGCAAAATGCAAGCTTTGGACCAAacccaaagggaaaatattttccatactagATGTTCCATTCAAGGGAAAATATGTTCACTCATAGTTGATGGAGGAAGTTGCACCAATGTAGCTAGCTCAAGACTAGTTACCAAACTGAATTTGGAGACAAAACTGCACCTAAGGCCATACAAGCTttaa
- the LOC137833238 gene encoding uncharacterized mitochondrial protein AtMg00810-like gives MDKCKSINTPFSTNCHLDHDVAGNSVDETKYRGLIRSLLYLTTSIPDIMFVVCMCACFQSAPKKSHFNAAKRILKYLQGTKDVGVWYPGNISLSLTGYSNSDFAGCKIDIKSTSGTCHLLGSSLISWQCKKQACVALSTAEAGYIVAGSCCAQTL, from the coding sequence ATGGATAAGTGCAAATCAATCAACACACCATTCTCAACCAACTGCCACCTTGATCATGATGTGGCTGGAAATTcagttgatgaaaccaaatacagaggacttaTTAGGTCTTTATTGTATCTTACTACCAGCATACCTGACATAATGTTTGTTGTATGCATGTGTGCTTGTTTTCAATCTGCTCCAAAAAAATCACATTTCAATGCagccaaaaggattttgaaataTCTTCAAGGAACAAAAGATGTTGGcgtgtggtatccaggtaatatttcattaagtttAACTGGTTACTCTAATtcagactttgcaggttgcaagatTGATATAAAAAGCACCAGTGGCACCTGtcacttgcttggatcaagcttgatatcttggcaatgcaaaaagcaagcgtgtgttgctctctctactgctgaagCAGGGTATATTGTTgcagggagttgttgtgctcaaaccctATGA